The following coding sequences are from one Stigmatopora nigra isolate UIUO_SnigA chromosome 12, RoL_Snig_1.1, whole genome shotgun sequence window:
- the LOC144205841 gene encoding transmembrane protein 121, whose protein sequence is MVPPPPTNKPHVCLSTILIMSSMALIDAYLVEQNHGPRKIGICIMVMVGDICFLIVLRYVAVWVGAEVRTAKRGYAMILWFLYIFVLEIKVYFVYQNYKADRKSLDALARKALTLLLSICIPVLFVVLVAIDHMEYVRAFKKREEIRNRLFWVVVDLLDILDIQANLWEPQKKGLPLWAEGLMFFYCYILLLVLPCVSLSEISMQGINIVPHKMLLYPILSLVTINVITLFIRGGNMILYRDARVSGILIGKNVLAIIIKTCSFVQYRRQLQNAPPAFGVELQKNSMAQARPAPNPTQAVIQDQTPLPEVTTCEHT, encoded by the coding sequence ATGGTACCACCACCTCCCACCAACAAACCTCACGTGTGCCTCTCCACCATCCTCATCATGAGTAGCATGGCACTGATTGACGCCTACTTGGTGGAGCAGAACCATGGCCCACGAAAGATTGGCATCTGTATCATGGTGATGGTGGGAGACATCTGCTTTCTGATCGTCCTGCGCTATGTGGCTGTTTGGGTTGGGGCCGAGGTACGCACGGCCAAGAGAGGGTACGCCATGATCCTTTGGTTCCTCTACATCTTTGTGCTGGAGATCAAAGTGTACTTTGTGTATCAGAACTATAAGGCCGACAGGAAGAGCCTGGACGCTCTTGCCAGGAAGGCACTAACGCTGCTGCTTTCCATCTGCATTCCAGTGCTCTTTGTGGTGCTGGTGGCTATCGACCACATGGAGTACGTGCGCGCCTTCAAGAAGCGTGAGGAGATCCGCAATCGTCTCTTCTGGGTGGTGGTGGACTTGCTTGATATTCTGGACATTCAAGCCAATCTGTGGGAGCCCCAGAAGAAAGGCCTGCCCCTATGGGCAGAAGGCTTGATGTTCTTTTACTGCTATATCCTTCTCCTCGTGCTCCCCTGCGTGTCTCTGAGCGAGATCAGCATGCAAGGGATCAACATCGTGCCCCATAAAATGCTCCTGTACCCAATCCTCAGCCTTGTGACTATCAACGTCATCACACTCTTTATCCGTGGTGGCAACATGATTTTGTATCGGGACGCCAGGGTGTCGGGGATATTGATAGGAAAGAACGTACTGGCTATCATTATAAAGACCTGCAGTTTTGTCCAGTACAGGAGACAGTTACAAAATGCTCCTCCTGCTTTTGGGGTTGAGCTGCAGAAAAACTCAATGGCCCAAGCACGCCCTGCCCCCAACCCTACCCAAGCGGTAATCCAAGACCAGACACCCCTTCCTGAAGTGACAACATGTGAACACACGTGA